CAAGGCTTTAGTTTTTGAGTACATGCTCAATGGAAGTCTAGAGAAGTGGTTGCACAAAGATGAGCATGACCAATTCAGAAGGAATTTAAATTTTATTGAAAGGCTAAATATAGCTATTGATGTAGCTTTTGTATTGGATTATCTACATCACCATTGCCAAACACCAGTCGTTCATCGTGATTTAAAACCGAGTAACATTCTTCTTGATAATGACATGATTGCTCATGTGAGTGACTTCGGGTTAGCGAGGTTCATATCTGAAGTCACTCAATCCAGCTCGGTTGGCATAAAGGGATCTATTGGCTACATCGCTCCAGGTAAcaatttcatctatttccttttaCTATTATTTCACAAAGAAAGTGGAGaccaaaaaaatcaagtggatctAATTAATTATTAAGTGGATcatgccatagaaaacaatgatatatatatatatatatatatatatatatatatgtgaggttctcttgatggttggatcaacctaatttttggagtatcccttctttttttttgggtggatGGCCATGCTAGACAGGGGAGGTGTCATGTTAAAGCTTTTGAGGATGGGAAGTTGTCAACCATTTCCAAATGGTTTTCTAGCCCCACACATGCTTACTTTGGCATGTGGAACAGGTAGCTTTAGTATGAACCATATGCAAAAGTAGGCCCATCAAATCATTAGAGCAGTTTTAAGAGGCATGCTAAATATACTCATTCAAATGACATATTTGGCCTCCCGGATGAGTGAACTGTCTGCACATCTTATACCTGGGGAGCATCCCACATTCACATCTCCCACAAAGTTACCTTGTTAGCACTATTTTGCCTGTGGGGTAAACTTCTTATTTCTAACATATAGTTATAAGGCTTCAACTAGAATGGATATCACTTAACATAGTGAATATATATTTAGTTAGATAAGCAATGTTCACAAAGGATGTTGCATGTCAACTTTCACATGCAATGCTTTCTTTTCTATTTATAAAGTTTCATGCATTCTCATATCTGTATATCACTTGTGTGGAAAGAGCGGTGATCCTCTGTTCCTGTGaaacagaaatttctaattcccTGCATTTTGATTTGACCAAGTCATCGCTAATGACATCATCACTGCTGCATTAAAGAGCCGTAAGCCTATATCAAAATGAACCTAATTTTATCTAAATCCAGTTCATAAAAAAAGTCCTTAAGAGGACCCACACCCAGCGAGATTCAAAACTTGATGGCATCAAAATCTCATTGATTTTAAAGATCTAGATATACAAAGTGGTACTCACTGGCACCCCACATGAATAACACCATAATAAGGTATAGGTATGAAGAATTCTTTTCTGATAATGCCTTTAGTTAAGATGTGAAATCATAACAataacttgtgtgtgtgtgtgtgtataattagGGTGTTGAGTTCTTTTATTTGAGTAGTAGAGCCTTGTTCAATGTAGAACATCTTTGCAAGGACTTACAAGTTCACAAAATAGCAATTGATGTTAGCAATTTAGATATTAAAAAAATGCCAATTACTTGGTTGAATAGTATATTTCTTATCACTCTCCTCAGTCTCTCTCAAAATTCAACCTTTGATATTATTCACATATGAATGATCACTTACATTCCAATATGAGATGTATGAATTACAGAGTACGCGATGGGCGGTGAagcatctacacaaggagatgttTACAGCTATGGAATCCTTCTATTGGAGATGATCACTGGGAAGGGaccaactgatgacatgtttaaggacaatctaagccttcatcatttcGCTACGTTGGCTTTGCCTGAACGGGTACTGGAGATTGTAGATCCATTTCTCTTGGAAGAAACCAAAGTTACTCAAGACAGCAGAAATGATATCAATACAAAAGATAGAATGCAGGACtgcttgatttcaatggtcaaaatcGGTGTGTTGTGTTCCACAGAATCTCCAAAAAAACGAATGGGGATGAAAGATGTTGTCAATAAAATGCACGCAATCAAGGACTTATATCTCGGGGCCAGGATTCACCGAGACATACAAGTTACATCGGGGTTGTCAGGTGAAGGTCCATCCTATCTCAGTCATTACTGAGATGTTATTGGTAGTTATATTAAGAAAAACTTCAAAATAAAAAGTGTTCGTTTGATACTTTTTTTAACAAGCTCtagatctttctttttttttcttttttttttcctactctTGGCCTAGGAGTGCGCTTGTATTGATGGTGAATATATGAcgatgcttttctttttctttcttttatttcatGTTCAGCTAACATGAATGTACCAAGTCAAAGACATCATCTTATTACAATAAAAATACTATTTGGTCATTGAGATGTTTAATAGCTAAAGCATTTTATTCAACCCTTTGCAAAATGCCATCACAATCCAATGGAAGTGCTTCAGCAATTGGAGTAGCAACTGGAGAGTAACATGAGGACGTATTCATGAGTCCCATTAAAAAATTATGTTGTTTTGCCTGATGAATTGAAACATTGCTCTACTTCAAATATCCATATATAGATAGACCACCAACAAGATGGTTTGAATCTGTTTTTGGAGTGTAGCAGTGTTGCCTAGCTTCTTTGGTGTGGTGCAATAGACAGTCTAgtcctgattttttttaaaaaggagctAGTGTGctgtggtttgtttggatgggTGCTTTTTGGTTTGTTGAATGGCAAGCTAGAGCTGGTGATATGTTCCAATGAGGCTGCAGAAGCTTTGCATTTGCTGAGAATGTATAAGCTTCTGTTGTGGTTTCTTGGCGGCCATCTCAGGCCATCCATTTTGGGTTTTTCTGCTACGTAGCTCTCAGGGTGTTCTGACTTCTGAGGGTAACTCAGTTCGATCTTATCGTACCTAGTAAactaagttgggcccaccttgaatgtatgtggtctatccacatccatacgtttttccatctaatttaaggggttgatctcaaaattgaagcatattcaaagatcaagtggatcataccactgtaaacagtggggataatgatttccaccgttgaaagctttctaggccccacagtgatgtttatttgtcatcaaacctgttcataagatcatacatacatggatgaagggaaaacacaaatataagcttgatccaaaacttctgtagcccccaagaatttttcaacggtatatgttgaattgaattgtttcctgtggtgtggtcgatttgAAAATTAGATATTTGTCATTATTTAGCTCGAGACCTACTTTTATCTGTTAAAttggatggacagagcggataaattacataaattatggtgtacctcacagagtttactcagttggCTAACCATGGTGAGTTACTCGCTACGGAATCCGCTTCCCATCACACCCGTCTCCGCGGACGCGGATTCACTGTGAAGGCCTTTCCTGGTAAGTTCCTGCCAAAGGATTTTGAGTGGGgtcacagagatgtttgtgagaaatccacctatccatccattttttgagctcattttagaacatacaATGAAAATCAAGTTGCATCCAatacttaaatggaccacacgagaggaaatagtggaaatttagtgagcaccgttgaaacattcttatggccataaaagttttgtgtcATTCTATCTTTTCGGTGTTTTCACTcaatcccattgggaatgaccttataaacggtttggatatcatataagcATAAAGTTGGAGCTCAGGAGGGTTTCAAGAGTAAGAATTTCTTTCCCTGATTTTTCCTCTCGTGTTACCCTtttaattttgtaatttctaCTCATAGTGCATCTTGCTTGCTTTGTGacgtgttatttttatttttattttttttttccacagatTTTTCTATATAAAAATTGGATTGTActtgtttaggtttagttgtaTGATTGTGAGTATTTTGCTTGATTCAACTCTGTGTTCAAGGAGTCTGAAAATGATATGGAGTTGGTGGAATTTTTGCACAAGAATACTATGCACTTGGAGAAAATGACTGTTTCCGCTGTTGAGTGGAGAAGCTACAGGGGGCGTCTATTGGATCTTTGTCAGAAAATGCTAGCTTTAATTCCCAAAAGCTCGTGCACAAATATTATTCACGTTTGAATTGGTCAGGTAGAGATGTACTGAGGCCATTTGGAAGTGGAGATTGAAGAGTTGAATCACACATTCCAATGTGGCATGAGCCACATCTGAAGTTGGTCTGCCATGATCATAAGATTGATGTGGCCTAAGTACAACATCTAAACTTGTTATTATAACTTGTATGAAATTAGtcttagttgtgtttggatgcactatcatatCGGATTGTAAAATTGatgtagggatgaatgtgatgaggtcgatcaccatcttcctcaaggataactattttgaatctacagagcttctctggactcctcacagagacttctcaaattcacaaggaaaaaaaaaatagaaataattttaaaatatataaaagaaacttgttgattgactgatagattgaaataaatgagttcacaaccctttaagaGTTCTGTACGAACTGGTGCATAGGTGAACATtcggatacacacacacacacacacttcaagATAGCTTGGACAATCTCCGGCCTAAGACCCACCGCATCCATTAGGTACACAATCACATTTTTCCTATGGAAGCTATGAATCAGCCCAATTCAAGACGTGGGTAGACCAAATGATAAGAATAGTGTAAAATCGCTCCTaaaactctaaattcacatggtgtgacCCATGGATCTTGGAATGTCCTGATTTCTAGGAAATCAATTCATGATGGCATGCTGtgccaaatgaatggattggatggcataggAATATAATTCTGAAACCCAACACACAATTTGAAAGATTTTTTAATGATGGTACttcccatctcaactgtttccaatgatgtatcctgcctgagtgttgaatcagcccCATCTGCCTTGGACCTATTAAATTTCCCTGTGATCCAGCCTTTGGCCATGGCATGCATGGCCTGATCAATTTTCAGGTCATGCTTAGGCTCAGGAAGACCAACCCCGGCCCAAACCATCTTACCCCGACCTAACTTTATATGCACATCTTTCGTCCTTAAAATATGGAATTCTAATCCATGATTGGACCATGCATCTTGAATGTTGATCATTGAAAATAGTTAATAAAAAAGCAATATAAAAttgagaaattaaaaaataactaattttttaagtattttttaattaaaacatTAGTTAGGGAGAAACTTCTCCACCCTTCATCTTTAAAAATGACTTCCTTTTTCCATCTTCCTTCCCTTTTtctggacgtggattgcgtcttGCCTGCTGGCTCTAGTTGGGAATTGGGCAGGAGCTCTGAGTGGCCACCGTAatttatgggtcttatccacaccatccatccatttgttcctatcattttagggtatgagtctaaaattgaggcagatccaaagctcaagtggaccataccacggtaagcaatggtgataatgattctcaccgttgaaacttttctagggcccatcatgatgtttatttaccatacaacatattcataaacttacatggacctggatgaagagaaaacacaaatatcagctctatccaaaacttatgtggcccccaagaagttttcaatggtaatagtttaatctccattgtgtagtccacatctgtctaggatctacctcaattttagaCTTATATCCTAAAACTATacggaaaaaatgaatggacattgtTAATAagaccatacatcaaggtgccctTCAAAGTTCTTGCCCGTTCCCAGTTGGAGGCAAAGGTTAGGATGCAATCCATGTTCGATAACATGACTTGGATAGCAAATGTTGCCACAACTAGTCCCAACAGCTTGTCTCAATAACATTGATTGAATCCAAATGCCCATTAGTATTGTAGTCCAATAGTCGTGGTttcttgatgtagagcaggtcgcggacagttacatggctaagatggatcagaaaaggcccggttgacgacagaagtgatccagaccatcgaaccttaaaccgggcgtatcttgcaatccggaatgagctatctgacgtaaaatatatgattttggggtagaacgagctactgaagccaaccaaccttgctatgcaaggttgcgcagcccggaattacaaaaaaaacccttggatcgacggtcgttttcctgttttaatttcgtttttttactataaatagtaagttttagtttgattataactcttcatccgtcaggctttaggagttgcgcccaatgtgaaaagagcttagaataattagaagaacggtttggtgaagccaaataggacacttattatttttggccgaaaaccttgcgcactagtagacatcatgaccgtctataaatagtaagtttactatttatagtaagtcgcggattgtaagagtttgagttgtagtttgattctgatttctttcccattgcttggtacccctatttaaagggttgtgaactcgtttttaatcattaattaatcaatttcgaatttattagaatttatttctattttctgctttctttcctcgtggattcgagaagtctctgtgaggagtccagagaagctccgtggatttggagtagttatcctcatcacgttcatccctgtgttatTTCTTGTATGCATTTCTACCATTTGTTACATTAACTATCCGCACACATCTCttctattttagaattttctacacTTAATTAAAAAATTACCCTAATGAACAAGATAAGTAAAAGCTTGACTAATTCCATGATTTTAGCCCACGAGAAATGGTTGCATTCTTTCATTACACATTAACAAAAACAATCAAAATAAAACATGCATGCTAGCCCCACGGGTAGCACATTTGCTATATAAGCTGCCATTTCAGTCTGCACTGTGAAGAATATCATGCACACAGATCATGCGGATCAAGCCACGATGCATGTATGCGGCCCCCATGGTGAATTGGCTAAAgcccaaccttttttttttcactagaTCATctccacagtggagcccaccttccaGACGTCAAATGATAAAACTACAGCCACAACTAAGCTAACAATTTAAGTGCATACTTCAAATAAGCACGGACGGTTCACACATTACATTATTCATTGGAACGGTAGCTATTCATGTGTCAATTAATAATAATTTGATGTCGACCAAGAGTAAACTTCAGTATGTGTGGGCCATAAGTTGCTATCTTTGTGTGACTGTTCACATAACAGAATCCGAGCGTTCGATGATGCTTTTGGTAGCAACAGAAGTTGATTATGGAGAGACACTAGTGGTGGGATTTTATTAAATTCCCATTGAGACAGATAATTCTTTGGCACAATTAATATCAGAGCATCGAGCACAAtggccttctctagtagaaacTTTATCAATTGCATTTGATTTCTGCTCCCCGTAAAACCAGTTTTCTTGATTGACTTGAGATTATGGAAAATGCAATTCGAAGGCTCTTCCACAACTAATTTTTTATAGAAGCCATCAAGGGTTTCATTTGTTAGGACCTGTGAGCAAATgcaaaatagagaaataaattaCTGCCAGTGGGAGAAGGCTGAGCATAGCAGCCCATGGCTTGGCCTTGGGATGATTCCTTAGCGCAGTGTCAGTCCCAAACCAGGACAAGTTCAAGCAAATCTTGTTAAACAGCATGTTGTCATGGACAGGGCATTTACATGAGGCTAAACGGGCTTAGCCAATTTCAGCTCCAGTTAAACACGTAAATAGGTTTGTATATAGTGGAAATGTAGAGGATTTTAGAGAATGGTagaaacatatgaattttctagTTGGGTTACATTGAAGTATTTATATATAGCTATTGGATGATCGTTCGAATGGTATTATTCTGACCATTCATGTAAAGTAGCTAGAAGCCTAGAAGGCACCTGACCCTACATAAAAGGAAGGGGTCCACATTTATAATGGAAACTTGTAAGCTCCTTAGGGCTTGTTTTggagtgtggatttgaaaccccatggatttgaaatcctcttgttgtgtttggcatcctagattgagaatcaactttaatagaAAAGTAGTTATTCATAGTATAtttgggggtttgaatttaattactaaatatactttctctaattagtgaacttatgtaatttttgacacaatggttgtaataagcccgctgaaatatatacttcgccaaaaaatgatttttatccgttgatttacatggacaatgtttggacggtgctgatcatcgtattaagctaattatagtgatgcaattgataatctaattattttaggatatcattagtgagctatgtgtccaatagattaatagtctagtgatacacatgcaactatgggaatgattttagatgtaatccaaggtcttaccttggatttcaaaccccctgattgaggggatttgaaaccccttggatttgaaagcCCCCGGTGCCAAACAACCTGGGGATTTGTAATCCCCTCATATCCTCCCAAATCCAtgatgccaaacgaccccttagattTCTAATCAGCTCAACACAAGTTTTCTTGCCTCTTATAAAAATGTCTTGTCTGTGACAGCATGCTACTCTCGAATACAAAAGCCCCATGGCTGCCAAAGTGGCACGGGTGAGTGACGTGTGGGCATTTCCTCGGGCGGGCTCCATGGAGAATGTGCCATAGGCCAAAAGGTCAGGGCAGCTTATTAAGAAGGGCTCATGTCCCTGCTTTTCCAGTCATGCATTTTATCATACAAGTCCCTTGCCCATACATCATACCTCTCCACTCGTCACCACTTAATGAACGACCCTGTACTAGTCGGGCCACTTTGAATTCATGGGCTGCTTTTGAAAGAAGTGGTAATTGAAATCTAACAGGAGGATTATGAAAACCTACTTGAATGAAAAGTTTCTCCAAAGAAGGAAAAAACAGTTTGCAAAGAAGGCATAGAGGTCGGAGAGAGATTTATTGCTAGTCGATGTTAGCATCAGCTGCAACTCTTGCAGATTGTCGAAGGTGATCGGTAAATCTTCCCATGTGTAATATTTCTCTTTAGACGACATTCCTAtctgctgaaaaaaaaaaaaaaaacatacaaatatcagtttcaaaACCATTCCATTGGAGCCATCAATGGACCAGATGTAGTGCAGCATGAGCCCCCGCCCATTTACTTTTCGGGGCAAATTTTAGACTAGATCCAACCCACAGGCCCAAGATTAGTGACGCAGAGTAGGACGTGATGAGTGCAATCACCGTCTTGCTcggggataactactctaaatacACAAAGTTCTCTGGATTCATCACGGAgtttccttgaatccacgaggataaaatagaaataatttctaataaattcaaaaataaattgattcaccataaaaatgaaattacaattctttaaataatgagttcaatcctaggacggagttttagaatcaaaatccctaaaacgtgacttactataaatagtaagttatagTAAACTTATTTATAAACGTTcatcattcctactagacttcatgatttttggcagactcctaaaactcaaagaatAAAAAGTTACGATAaaactaaacttactatttacagtaaaaatgaaaataaaattgacTTTTGATCATTGATCTGATCAAATGGTTGGATAAAGTACTTTCTCCTACCagaaaatcatatatgggatcgagtggtctgtcgatgccatcaacagacccAGTTAGGAAATTTTTTAAGACATACATAAAGGAAAGCAAGAGCTCAGAAGATTGGCCAACCAGTGTAGATCAACGGGTGGGCCATATGAGATcccgattgacctgatttttgggccacaacGTACAAAAAAAGGGCTCCCACCTGATGAACTTTCCGGATCTGACGTTGGTAACCCAGCAAGTAGCCATGGGTAGGGGATGAAAACACACCTTAAGAGGCTCGTCGCATACGGTTAGAACCTTAACATGAGCCAGGTCTTTCAAAATCTGTATATAATCATGCTCTGGTTCCTTGTGTTGATAGCCTCTTGAATTTAAAATCACATCCACCAACTGTGAAAAGTTTGCGAATGAAGGTCCATAGAAAAGAGCACCACAGTAATCAAATGATTGGAGATTTGGAGCAGAAATCTCAATCTTAGGGGACCCACGAGCTACTACGATCAAACTCTTAAGCCGCAGATTGGGACCAGAAACCTTGATGTAGTCCAGACTGAAACACTCCCTTAAATTCGATTCCTCAAGAAGCAGGCAATTCAGATGAACCCGTCGAAGATGGAGCGTTTTCAGAGCTTGTAAACCATTGAAATTCAATGGACAGTTGAAATCGCAGAGAGCCAAATTCAGATGGATTAAAGAATCGCAGCTAAAGAGGCATTGAGGCAAGTTAAAGGGCTTATAGGGGACAGAAGCCTCAAGAAAACCGATATAGTATACAGTAGAGTAATGACGGAAGTTGAGATCAAGCTCCGTAACGCCGCTCATGGTAGCGAATTCGATCCATTTCTCTGTATCGGACCGATTCCGATTTCCCGGCTCAAAAAAGAGTCGAAATGGTTGTTTCCTTTTTGTTGCTGTATATACCGATCGACTGTGGTTGTGAATTCATCATTAGTTTGAACGCTCGCAAATTCCTCGCCTAAGTATATAGTTTTGGTGTAGGATGCAA
This region of Magnolia sinica isolate HGM2019 chromosome 1, MsV1, whole genome shotgun sequence genomic DNA includes:
- the LOC131254309 gene encoding F-box/FBD/LRR-repeat protein At1g13570-like; the encoded protein is MSGVTELDLNFRHYSTVYYIGFLEASVPYKPFNLPQCLFSCDSLIHLNLALCDFNCPLNFNGLQALKTLHLRRVHLNCLLLEESNLRECFSLDYIKVSGPNLRLKSLIVVARGSPKIEISAPNLQSFDYCGALFYGPSFANFSQLVDVILNSRGYQHKEPEHDYIQILKDLAHVKVLTVCDEPLKQIGMSSKEKYYTWEDLPITFDNLQELQLMLTSTSNKSLSDLYAFFANCFFLLWRNFSFKS